A genomic window from Brassica oleracea var. oleracea cultivar TO1000 chromosome C8, BOL, whole genome shotgun sequence includes:
- the LOC106307498 gene encoding protein trichome berefringence-like 7, whose translation MSSFTKSTSFNRRALSSLSVESPRSTSSTAFNSPIGSAFASPRTFGGSPRPYTNRLKEISYLFQVLIVAGTLVSFLVIIAGGYLYVVPSLGYNGALQFNDTSVTINSKECDIFDGNWVVDDSYPLYNASECPFVERGFNCLGNGRGHDEYLKWRWKPKHCNVPRFQVRDVLERLRGKRIVFVGDSMSRTQWESLICMLMTGLDDKRSVYEVNGNNITKRIRFLGVRFSSFNFTVEFYRSVFLVQPGKLLRWHAPKRVKSTLKLDVLDVINNEWSSADYLVFNTGQWWVPGKLFETGCYFQVGNSLRLGMSIPSAYRVALETWASWIETKIDPNKTRVLFRTFEPSHWSDHRSCNVTKYPTPDTQGRDRSIFSEMIKEVVKNMTVPVSVLDVTSMSAFRSDGHVGLWSDNPLVPDCSHWCLPGVPDIWNEILLFFLFRQQVP comes from the exons ATGAGTAGTTTCACAAAGAGCACATCATTCAATAGAAGAGCATTGAGTTCTTTATCTGTAGAAAGCCCTAGGAGCACCTCTTCTACCGCCTTCAACAGCCCCATTGGCTCAGCTTTCGCTAGCCCGAGAACGTTCGGAGGAAGTCCACGGCCGTATACAAACAGGTTAAAAGAGATCTCGTACTTGTTTCAAGTCCTCATCGTCGCAGGAACACTTGTCTCGTTTCTTGTGATCATAGCGGGTGGTTATCTCTACGTTGTTCCTAGCCTCGGTTATAATGGCGCATTGCAGTTTAATGACACCTCTGTTACAATTAATAGTAAGGAGTGTGACATATTCGATGGGAACTGGGTGGTTGATGATAGCTATCCGTTGTACAACGCGTCCGAATGTCCTTTTGTAGAGAGAGGGTTTAACTGTTTAGGCAACGGGCGTGGACACGATGAGTATCTGAAGTGGAGGTGGAAGCCTAAGCATTGTAACGTCCCGAGGTTCCAAGTGCGTGATGTCTTGGAGAGGTTGAGAGGTAAAAGGATAGTTTTCGTTGGAGATTCGATGAGTAGAACGCAGTGGGAGTCTTTGATATGTATGTTGATGACGGGTTTGGATGATAAGAGGAGTGTTTATGAAGTGAATGGGAACAATATAACGAAGAGGATAAGATTCTTGGGTGTGAGGTTTAGTTCTTTTAACTTCACGGTTGAGTTCTACAGATCGGTCTTCTTGGTTCAGCCTGGGAAGTTGTTGCGTTGGCACGCGCCGAAACGTGTTAAGTCCACGTTGAAGCTGGATGTTTTGGATGTGATTAACAATGAGTGGAGCTCTGCTGATTATCTTGTTTTCAATACTGGTCAGTGGTGGGTGCCTGGGAAGCTTTTCGAAAC TGGTTGTTACTTTCAGGTTGGGAACTCACTGAGGCTCGGGATGTCGATTCCTTCAGCGTATAGAGTAGCGTTAGAGACATGGGCGTCATGGATAGAGACTAAGATTGATCCTAACAAAACTCGTGTATTGTTTCGTACCTTTGAGCCATCGCATTGGAG TGATCATAGGTCATGTAATGTGACAAAGTATCCAACCCCGGATACACAAGGAAGAGACAGAAGCATATTCTCTGAAATGATCAAAGAAGTAGTCAAGAACATGACGGTTCCGGTGTCGGTTTTGGATGTAACTTCGATGTCAGCGTTTCGAAGTGATGGTCATGTGGGTTTATGGAGTGATAACCCGTTGGTACCTGACTGTAGTCATTGGTGTCTACCTGGAGTTCCTGATATCTGGAATGAAATCTTGCTCTTCTTCCTCTTTAGACAACAA GTTCCGTGA